A single region of the Pelobates fuscus isolate aPelFus1 chromosome 4, aPelFus1.pri, whole genome shotgun sequence genome encodes:
- the CCDC13 gene encoding coiled-coil domain-containing protein 13, which translates to MVTMNSDETVNENLRLQFKALQEQQQKRLQRLMERKREKELRQSQKDENQKSTFGIEDDLNLIKKGDSSLSDISKRLLEDENEQLQNQLRETKDENGRLHKLLKEKEFEIKHLRKKMEESKLALAGTAGMAGDVAATKIVELSKKNRELTAEMESEKTKVKQLNNKLKETEKELQNMTGRLQCSPGKDSGNGQPVLRTVEQNKIENSEIKVLQEKLSTANMKLTEYRNQIQSLKQELKMVHKVLVNEIGDDVNIPQLMASAGTWRGRSQQILALQGRVRELENQLGQGRSPGSGLSLEEEMLGISASKRYGAQEKNLYRLRVVEKDKKETLEKVTGEHEALKKDHEDLKKKLDASKARNKVLSNDVRSLKMQIATLVEKGKHDDELVDALLSQQKSMQEVLHRLSQQDQKDKQSTEMLASQLNSETQKQNSLVAQLKAMVAEREAKVKQLEDEVKQLTLTMHLDKPHSGRSSDGQKSGDVTSARSSASARSLSDFRARHGSGSRAISNMGHELVDSAATKPDNAVSARSSSEFHALQTQVTQFRALCQAAEVERDRLMELVSVLQRRVEESTQKALQAEKKLQEERRRSVLLEQQLEKMRIDMSKNTPTRGKMGQSLTSSRHLLNFSERTDQSYTQTSEVPLETQIEELNTKVAIQLDENEALKTALKETLKTKGEDLKLYHEMIGEVKQIFLQALRQHKQDRGLSSD; encoded by the exons GTCACCATGAATTCTGACGAAACGGTGAATGAAAACTTACGGCTTCAGTTCAAGGCTCTGCAGGAACAACAGCAGAAACGCCTGCAGAGACTgatggagagaaagagagagaaagaactaCGGCAAAGTCAGAAAGACGAAAATCAGAAATCCACTTTTGGGATAGAAGACGATCTAAATCTCATTAAAAAAGGAGACAGTTCTTTGTCTGACATAAGCAAAAG GCTTCTGGAAGATGAGAATGAGCAGCTCCAGAACCAGTTACGTGAAACCAAAGATGAAAACGGTAGATTGCACAAACTGCTAAAGGAGAAAGAATTTGAGATCAAACATCTCaggaaaaaaatggaagaaagCAAACTAGCGCTTGCAG GGACCGCAGGTATGGCTGGGGACGTCGCAGCAACTAAAATTGTTGAACTGTCAAAGAAAAATCGTGAACTTACAGCAGAAATGGAGAGTGAAAAAACCAAAGTAAAACAGTTGAACAACAAACTTAAAGAAACCGAGAAAGAG CTTCAGAATATGACAGGGAGACTTCAGTGTAGTCCGGGAAAGGATTCTGGAAATGGACAGCCAGTGCTAAGGACTGTGGAACAAAATAAA ATAGAGAATTCAGAGATTAAAGTTTTGCAAGAAAAATTATCCACAGCCAATATGAAACTGACCGAATATCGCAACCAAATCCAGTCCTTGAAGCAGGAGCTGAAGATGGTCCACAAG GTCCTAGTAAATGAAATAGGTGATGATGTGAACATACCCCAGCTGATGGCATCGGCAGGGACCTGGAGGGGGCGCTCACAGCAGATCCTGGCCTTACAGGGCAGG GTCCGTGAGCTGGAAAATCAGCTTGGCCAAGGAAGAAGTCCAGGGTCTGGGTTGAGTTTGGAAGAAGAAATGCTGGGAATCTCTGCCTCAAAGAGATATGGTGCTCAAGAAAAGAACCTGTATCGTTTACGTGTTGTGGAAAAAGACAAGAAGGAGACGCTGGAG AAAGTCACAGGGGAACATGAAGCCCTGAAGAAGGATCACGAGGACCTGAAAAAGAAGCTGGATGCCTCAAAGGCCAGAAATAAAGTGCTTTCTAATGATGTGAGATCACTGAAGATGCAAATAGCAACACTAGTAGAGAAAGGAAAACATGACGATGAACTTGTAGACGCATTGCTG AGCCAGCAGAAGAGCATGCAGGAGGTCCTACACCGTCTCAGCCAACAGGACCAAAAAGATAAGCAATCCACCGAAATGCTGGCGTCACAGTTAAACAGTGAGACTCAGAAACAGAATTCCCTGGTTGCTCAACTGAAGGCAATGGTGGCCGAACGAGAGGCCAAAGTCAAACAGCTCGAGGATGAGGTCAAACAGCTGACACTAACA ATGCATCTAGACAAACCACACAGCGGGAGAAGTTCTGATGGTCAGAAATCTGGAGATGTGACATCAGCAAGATCATCAGCTTCTGCCAGATCATTGTCGGATTTTCGTGCAAGGCATGGCTCGGGCAG TAGGGCTATTTCCAATATGGGCCATGAACTCGTTGACAGCGCAGCCACCAAGCCAGATAATGCTGTTTCCGCACGGAG CAGTTCAGAGTTTCACGCACTGCAGACGCAGGTTACGCAGTTTAGGGCACTCTGTCAAGCAGCCGAAGTGGAGAGAGACAGGTTAATGGAGCTGGTTTCTGTCCTGCAGAGAAG GGTCGAAGAGAGCACCCAGAAAGCTCTGCAAGCTGAGAAGAAGCTTCAGGAAGAGAGGCGGCGATCTGTCCTTCTGGAACAACAGCTTGAGAAAATGAGAATTGACATGTCAAAAAATACTCCCACCCGAGGAAAGATGG GTCAGTCTCTCACTAGCTCCAGACACCTGCTGAATTTCTCTGAAAGAACAGATCAGTCCTACACACAGACCTCTGAAGTTCCCCTGGAGACTCAAATAGAGGAGCTAAATACAAA GGTGGCCATTCAACTGGATGAAAATGAAGCTTTGAAAACGGCACTAAAGGAAACTCTAAAAACAAAAGGGGAGGATCTTAAACTGTACCATGAAATGATTGGGGAAGTGAAACAGATCTTCCTGCAGGCTCTGCGCCAACACAAGCAGGATCGAGGATTGTCTAGTGACTAA